From the genome of Bacteroidota bacterium:
GGAAGCAAGAAGGGTAGCGATGCGTCGGAGTGGCCGGACGAACATCAGCATCTCGGTGTTCGTGAGTTTCCAACAGCGGTTGTTGCCTAGCTACCCCACCCGGGCAAACCCCAGACTCTTGGGCGCGCTCTTGGCGAAGTGATCTCGCAGCGTTTGGTGCTCAGGCTGCTCCAGCTTCGGGTCCCGCTCCACGAGCGCGAAGGCGGCGGCGCGGGCGGCCTGCAGGATGTCCTGGTCCTGCACGATGTCCGCGATCTTGAGGTCGGGCAGGCCGCTCTGGCGCGTGCCGAAGAAGTCGCCTGCGCCGCGCAGCTTGAGGTCGATCTCGGAGATCTTGAAGCCGTCGTCGGTGTCCACCATCGCCTGGAGGCGCTCCTCGGCCTCGGCGGAGCGCTTGTAGGACGCCATCAGGAAGCAGTACGACTGGTCAGCCCCGCGCCCGACGCGCCCGCGTAGCTGGTGGAGCTGCGCCAGCCCAAAGCGCTCGGCGTGCTCGATCACCATGATCGTCGCGTTGGGCACGTCCACACCCACCTCGATCACCGTCGTCGCGACCAGGAGGTCGGCCTCGCGGTTCTTGAAGCGCTGCATCGCCTCGTCCTTCTCGTAGGGCAGCATCCGCCCGTGGACCAGTTCGACGCGGTAGGGGCGGAAGCGCTCGGCGAGCTCGGCGGCCCCGTTCTCGGCGTCCTTGATCTCGGCGAGCATCTCCGCCTCCGACTCCTCCACGAGCGGGTAGACGACGTAGGCCTGCCGTCCTTCGCGCAGTTGCTTCTTGATGAACGCGTAGGCGTCCTCGCGGCGCTTCTCGGTGTAGAGCTGCGTCTGGATCGGCTTGCGACCGGCGGGGCGCTCGTCGATGATGGTCACGTCGAGGTCGCCGTAGACCGTCATCGCGAGGGAGCGCGGGATGGGCGTGGCCGTCATCAGGAGCATGTGCGGGCGGAGGCCCTTGTGGAACATCTTCGCGCGCTGCATGACGCCGAAGCGGTGCTGCTCGTCGATGATGGCGAGGCCGAGGCGCTCGAACTCGACGTGGTCCTCAATGATGGCGTGCGTGCCGACGACGAACGGGACGCGGCCCTCGCGGAGGTCATCGAGCACCTCGGTGCGCCACGCCTTGCGCTGCCCGCCGATGAGCAGGTGGACCTGCAAGCCCAGCGGCTGGAAGTACGACTGCAGGTTCGCGTAGTGCTGCTCGGCGAGGATCTCCGTCGGGGCCATGAACGCGGCCTGGTAGCCCGCGTCGAGCGCCATCAGCATCGCGCCGACGCCGACGACCGTCTTGCCCGAGCCGACATCGCCCTGGACGAGGCGGTTCATCTGCACGCCGCGCGCGGTGTCGGCGGCGATCTCGTCGAGCGCCCGCTGCTGCGCGCCGGTGAGCGTGAACGGCAGTACCTCGTCGATGAACTGCCGCGTGTAGGCGCCCGGCCCGCCGAGCGTGGGCCCCGCGATGGCTTGCTTCTTCTCGTGGGTCAGCGCGAGGAGCAGTTGTAGGAAAAAAAGCTCCTCGAACTTGAGGCGGCGCTTCGCGCGGCCTAGCTCCCCGGAGTCTTTCGGGAAGTGAATCGCCCGCAGCGCCACGCGACCGTCAATCAAGTCATAGGCCTTGCGCATCCAGTCGGGCAGCACCTCCGGCAGCGCGAGGCCGTGGGTCTTGAACAACTCGTAGATGTGCCGCCGCAGCGCGCGGCTCGTGAGGTTGACCTTATCGAACGCCGCGCCGCCGGGGTAGAGCGGAATGATGCGCCCCGTGTCGAGCGCCGCGCTCTCAGCGTCGAGCCGGTCGAAGTCGGGGTGCGCCATCGAGAACGTGCGGCCGTACTTCTCGACCTTGCCGTGGACGGCGTAGAGCCCGCCCTGGTCGAACTGCTTGCCGATCCACTTCGCGCCGCGAAACCACACGGCCTTGAGCGTACCGCCGGAGTCGTCCTGGAAGCGCACCTCCAGCCGCATCGAGCCACGCCCCGGCACGACACCCTTCGCCGACACGCGCCCGACGATGGTGACGGCCTCGTTCAGTCCCTCCACCAGCTCGTTGATCGGCGTGACGGTCGAGCGATCGAGGTAGCGGCGTGGGTAGAAGCGAAACAGGTCGCCGAACGTCTTCACGCCCGCCTTCACCAGCGGCGCTGACCGTCGCTCCCCAACCCGTGGGAGGTCCGCGATGGGCACGTCGAGCACGCGCGGGTCGTGGGGATCGAGCACCGTGCCGTCGGGGGCTTTCGGTGCGCGTTCGAGCGCGGCGGATTGCTTGGGCGAGGAGTCGGAGGCGGCCATGGGCGGAAAATACCGCGAGGGCGCGACCACCCGATGTCAGCGCCCTACTCCCACTCGATGGTCGCCGGGGACTTCGAGGAGATGTCGCAGGCGACGCGGTTGAGGACTGGTGCGGCACCAACTTTGTGACGGTGTCTAATACAGACTCCCAAGGCTGCCTACCCGTCACATGGGTCACCACGTCTCGTACATCTACTACTACCGTCGCTGCGAGATCAGCGCGCCGCTGCGCGAACTCGTTCGCCGGGGCTGGAGTCGCCTCACGTCGCATCCAGACCAGATAGATCGGTATGTCCGCGAGCGGAAGAAGCGCGACCTGTGCTCCTGTGTAAAGGTCAACTACCTCCGACCCAACGGAGAGTATGACTATGACCGAGGCTGGCACGTCGACGAGGAACGGTGGCGTCATCCTCCACATGCTACGCCTGAGCACCTCATCGCTACCTTGGAGCAGCTTCCGCGACAAGCGCAGATGCAGTTCGAAACAGATTTCTCTGTTCG
Proteins encoded in this window:
- the recG gene encoding ATP-dependent DNA helicase RecG, which produces MAASDSSPKQSAALERAPKAPDGTVLDPHDPRVLDVPIADLPRVGERRSAPLVKAGVKTFGDLFRFYPRRYLDRSTVTPINELVEGLNEAVTIVGRVSAKGVVPGRGSMRLEVRFQDDSGGTLKAVWFRGAKWIGKQFDQGGLYAVHGKVEKYGRTFSMAHPDFDRLDAESAALDTGRIIPLYPGGAAFDKVNLTSRALRRHIYELFKTHGLALPEVLPDWMRKAYDLIDGRVALRAIHFPKDSGELGRAKRRLKFEELFFLQLLLALTHEKKQAIAGPTLGGPGAYTRQFIDEVLPFTLTGAQQRALDEIAADTARGVQMNRLVQGDVGSGKTVVGVGAMLMALDAGYQAAFMAPTEILAEQHYANLQSYFQPLGLQVHLLIGGQRKAWRTEVLDDLREGRVPFVVGTHAIIEDHVEFERLGLAIIDEQHRFGVMQRAKMFHKGLRPHMLLMTATPIPRSLAMTVYGDLDVTIIDERPAGRKPIQTQLYTEKRREDAYAFIKKQLREGRQAYVVYPLVEESEAEMLAEIKDAENGAAELAERFRPYRVELVHGRMLPYEKDEAMQRFKNREADLLVATTVIEVGVDVPNATIMVIEHAERFGLAQLHQLRGRVGRGADQSYCFLMASYKRSAEAEERLQAMVDTDDGFKISEIDLKLRGAGDFFGTRQSGLPDLKIADIVQDQDILQAARAAAFALVERDPKLEQPEHQTLRDHFAKSAPKSLGFARVG